In Streptomyces sp. NBC_00433, a single genomic region encodes these proteins:
- a CDS encoding DEAD/DEAH box helicase, producing MVHDILKTIRDGADTNRDLGTRFEQLMVQYLRTDPQYAGHFSDVWMWADWPGNGTKNDTGIDLVARERDTGDFCAIQCKFYEPDHVLQKADIDSFFTASGKAPFTSRMIISTTDKWGKNAEDALNSQQIPVTRIGLADIAQSTVDWDIVWPKPGENIQLHLERKKSLRPHQEEAVNAVFEGFTSHNRGKLIMACGTGKTFTSLKIAERVAAEKGGDEPTRVLFLVPSISLLSQTLREWTAQSQTPLHSFAVCSDAKASKQTVNSDNQDMSTHDLAFPATTDPARLIQQMKRTEATHGLSVIFSTYQSITTVAQAQKTGLPDFDLILCDEAHRTTGVTLADKVGKDESQFVKVHDNAFLKANRRLYMTATPRLYNDETKSDAKQNDAVLCSMDDETLYGPEFYRLGFGKAVKQGLLTDYKVLILTVDEEYVASSLQQQFADENSELSQLDDAVKIIGCWNGLAKRSGSFADGTGFQPGEAPMKRAVAFAKNIADSKKITELFAEVVSAYDGADEDILNCEVNHVDGTFNALRRNMLLDWLKQDPGEHQARILSNARCLSEGVDVPDLDAVLFLHPRNSVVDVVQSVGRVMRLAEGKQYGYIILPIGIPAGMAPEKALADNARFKTVWQVLQALRAHDDRFNATVNQLELNKQRPNNIMVGHAGPEEDSLGDGTGDTTAAPKWVQAAFGVEDWREAIYAKIVTKVGERHYWEDWAKDIAQIAEKHVARIKAALKLPDKMAAFEEFIQELRANINPGISETDAIDMLAQHLVTKPVFDALFSDYAFSNHNPVSQAMQRMLDILDDQAIGEEAKKLDSFYESVRERAEGIDNHEGRQRVIIELYDKFFKTALPKTANALGIVYTPVEIVDFILRATNQALGKHFGTSLSDAGVQIIDPFTGTGTFIVRLLQSGLIKPDDLLRKYTSELHANEIVLLAYYIAAVNIEAAFHDQHQGDDYVPFEGIVLTDTFQLAEGSKQLRLGLLDGNSDRARKQQEQDIRVVIGNPPYSAGQDSQNDDNQNQKYEELDRRIAETYAAKSTATNKNSLYDSYIRAIRWASDRLKDEGVVCYVSNGGYIDGNTADGLRKSLAEEFDAIYCYNLRGNQRTAGEQSKKEGGKVFGSGSRSTIAILLLVKGGAGAGGGCRLFYRDIGDYLSREQKLAIVAAQDLGTVEWQPIAPSPEGDWINQRNDRFFAYRSIGDKDKATRAEGVFHLYSSGLKSGRDSWVYNFSDHRLKMNLESMIDFYNDQVEGFAAHCAANGITIPTLAHVEQFIDLDPRQISWNRADKAQLRQGTAYALKEASLFTSAYRPFMKQWVYFDRQLNDMIYQLPQIFPTPQHHNIGIYVTGLGSDKPFSAHAVDHIPDLAYWGSSNGQFYPRYTYRAPNAGDDLFSAAGEAAGHERIDNITDAAIADYQSAYGSTVTKDDIFYYIYGLLHSTAYREQFAADLKKSLPRIPKVRDFRGFAEAGRKLADLHISYEAVKPYAALDETVTGSPDTDATELYRVVKMKLRSKQDKSTIIYNSRVTLSNIPEVAYRYQLGARSAIEWIIDRYQVKQDKASGIVNDPNDWSEEPRYIIDLLKKIVTVSVETVRIVDALPALDVLE from the coding sequence ATGGTGCACGACATCCTCAAGACGATCCGCGATGGTGCGGACACGAACCGCGATCTTGGAACGCGCTTCGAGCAACTCATGGTCCAGTACCTGCGCACCGACCCTCAGTACGCCGGCCACTTCAGCGACGTCTGGATGTGGGCCGACTGGCCGGGCAACGGCACCAAGAACGACACTGGCATCGACCTGGTGGCTCGGGAGCGAGACACTGGTGACTTCTGCGCGATCCAGTGCAAGTTCTATGAGCCGGATCATGTCCTACAGAAGGCGGACATCGACTCATTCTTCACCGCCTCCGGCAAGGCGCCTTTCACCAGCCGCATGATCATCTCCACCACTGACAAGTGGGGCAAGAACGCCGAGGACGCGCTGAACAGCCAGCAAATCCCGGTCACCCGGATCGGGCTGGCCGACATCGCGCAGAGCACCGTCGATTGGGACATCGTCTGGCCGAAACCTGGCGAGAACATCCAACTGCACCTTGAGCGAAAGAAATCGCTGCGCCCGCACCAAGAAGAAGCCGTTAACGCGGTCTTCGAGGGCTTCACCAGCCACAATCGCGGCAAGCTGATCATGGCGTGCGGCACCGGCAAGACGTTCACCTCGCTGAAGATCGCCGAACGGGTCGCAGCGGAGAAGGGCGGCGACGAGCCGACGCGCGTCCTATTCCTCGTTCCGTCGATCTCGCTGCTGTCACAGACCCTGCGGGAATGGACTGCCCAGAGCCAGACGCCACTGCACAGCTTTGCGGTCTGTTCAGATGCCAAGGCCAGCAAACAGACGGTGAACAGCGACAACCAGGACATGAGCACCCATGACCTGGCCTTCCCCGCTACCACTGACCCCGCCCGGCTGATCCAACAGATGAAGCGGACCGAAGCCACCCACGGCCTCTCTGTAATCTTCTCCACTTACCAGTCGATCACCACCGTCGCCCAGGCTCAGAAGACCGGCCTGCCCGACTTCGACCTCATCCTGTGCGACGAAGCCCATCGCACCACCGGCGTCACCCTGGCCGACAAGGTCGGCAAGGACGAGTCGCAGTTCGTCAAGGTTCACGACAACGCCTTCCTCAAGGCCAACCGGCGTCTATACATGACCGCGACGCCGCGTCTGTACAACGACGAGACCAAGTCCGACGCCAAACAGAACGACGCTGTCCTGTGCTCCATGGACGATGAGACGCTGTACGGCCCGGAGTTTTACCGACTCGGCTTCGGCAAAGCCGTCAAACAGGGCCTACTCACCGACTACAAGGTCCTCATCCTCACTGTTGATGAAGAGTACGTCGCCTCCTCTCTCCAGCAGCAGTTCGCCGACGAAAACAGCGAGCTGTCTCAGCTCGACGACGCTGTGAAGATCATCGGCTGCTGGAACGGTCTGGCCAAGCGGTCGGGCAGCTTCGCTGACGGCACCGGATTCCAGCCCGGCGAAGCCCCGATGAAACGCGCGGTCGCCTTCGCCAAGAACATCGCTGACTCGAAAAAGATCACTGAGCTGTTCGCGGAGGTCGTCAGTGCCTACGACGGCGCCGACGAGGACATCCTCAACTGCGAGGTCAACCACGTAGACGGCACCTTCAATGCCCTGCGCCGCAACATGCTGCTCGACTGGCTCAAGCAGGACCCGGGCGAGCACCAAGCCCGTATCCTCTCCAACGCCCGCTGCCTCTCCGAAGGTGTGGACGTCCCCGATCTGGACGCGGTCCTCTTTCTCCACCCCCGAAACTCCGTGGTGGATGTCGTCCAGTCCGTTGGCCGTGTCATGCGCCTCGCTGAGGGCAAGCAGTACGGCTACATCATCCTGCCCATTGGTATCCCGGCGGGCATGGCCCCGGAGAAGGCCCTCGCGGACAACGCACGCTTCAAAACCGTCTGGCAGGTCCTCCAGGCCCTCCGTGCGCACGACGATCGCTTCAACGCGACCGTCAACCAGCTGGAACTGAACAAGCAACGCCCTAACAACATCATGGTCGGCCACGCCGGTCCGGAGGAGGACTCTCTCGGCGATGGCACCGGTGACACGACCGCGGCCCCCAAATGGGTACAGGCCGCCTTCGGCGTCGAGGATTGGCGCGAGGCCATCTACGCCAAGATCGTCACCAAAGTCGGCGAGCGTCACTACTGGGAGGACTGGGCCAAGGACATCGCCCAGATCGCCGAGAAGCACGTCGCCCGTATCAAGGCCGCACTCAAACTCCCGGACAAAATGGCCGCGTTCGAGGAGTTCATCCAGGAGCTACGGGCGAACATAAATCCAGGCATCAGCGAGACCGACGCCATCGACATGCTCGCCCAGCACCTGGTCACCAAGCCGGTCTTTGACGCGCTCTTCTCCGACTACGCCTTCTCCAACCACAACCCGGTCTCCCAGGCGATGCAGCGCATGCTCGACATCCTGGACGACCAAGCCATCGGCGAAGAGGCCAAGAAGCTCGACAGCTTCTACGAGTCGGTGCGGGAACGCGCGGAGGGCATCGACAACCACGAGGGCCGCCAGCGGGTCATCATCGAGCTGTACGACAAGTTTTTCAAAACGGCCCTGCCCAAGACTGCCAACGCGCTGGGTATCGTCTACACCCCCGTCGAGATTGTCGACTTCATCCTGCGGGCCACCAACCAGGCACTAGGCAAACACTTCGGCACCTCGCTCTCGGACGCAGGTGTCCAGATCATCGACCCCTTCACCGGCACAGGCACTTTCATCGTCCGGCTGCTCCAGTCCGGCCTCATCAAGCCCGACGACCTGCTCCGCAAGTACACCAGCGAGCTACACGCCAACGAGATCGTGCTGCTGGCGTACTACATCGCTGCCGTCAACATCGAGGCCGCCTTCCACGACCAGCACCAGGGCGACGACTACGTACCCTTCGAAGGCATCGTTCTCACGGATACCTTCCAGCTGGCCGAAGGCAGCAAGCAGCTACGCCTGGGCCTGCTCGACGGCAATAGCGACCGGGCACGCAAGCAGCAAGAGCAGGACATCCGCGTCGTCATCGGCAATCCGCCGTATTCGGCCGGCCAGGACAGCCAGAACGACGACAACCAGAACCAGAAATACGAAGAGCTGGACCGACGTATCGCGGAAACCTACGCGGCGAAGTCCACGGCCACGAACAAGAACTCGCTGTACGACTCCTACATCCGCGCGATCCGATGGGCCTCCGACCGCCTCAAGGATGAGGGCGTCGTCTGCTACGTCTCCAACGGCGGTTACATCGACGGGAACACCGCAGACGGCCTGCGTAAGTCCCTGGCCGAGGAGTTCGACGCGATCTACTGCTACAACCTGCGGGGCAACCAGCGAACGGCTGGCGAGCAGTCCAAGAAGGAAGGCGGCAAGGTCTTCGGCTCGGGAAGCCGAAGCACCATCGCCATCCTGCTCCTAGTCAAGGGTGGAGCCGGCGCCGGCGGCGGCTGCCGGTTGTTCTACCGGGACATCGGCGACTACCTCAGCCGCGAGCAAAAGCTCGCCATCGTGGCGGCGCAGGATCTGGGCACAGTGGAGTGGCAGCCGATCGCCCCAAGCCCGGAAGGTGACTGGATCAACCAGCGGAACGATAGGTTCTTCGCGTACCGCTCAATCGGTGACAAGGACAAGGCGACCCGAGCGGAGGGAGTTTTCCACCTTTATTCAAGCGGCCTCAAATCCGGTCGCGACTCGTGGGTGTACAACTTCTCGGATCATCGCCTCAAGATGAACCTCGAGTCGATGATCGACTTCTACAACGACCAGGTGGAGGGATTTGCCGCGCACTGTGCAGCCAACGGCATCACGATCCCCACCCTGGCACATGTGGAGCAGTTCATCGATCTGGACCCGAGGCAGATCAGCTGGAACCGGGCAGACAAAGCACAGCTCCGTCAAGGCACCGCCTACGCACTCAAGGAGGCCTCGCTCTTCACCTCCGCGTATCGTCCGTTCATGAAGCAGTGGGTCTACTTCGACCGGCAGCTAAACGACATGATCTACCAGCTTCCACAGATCTTCCCGACGCCCCAGCACCATAACATCGGAATCTACGTCACGGGCTTGGGGTCGGACAAGCCATTCTCGGCACACGCTGTCGACCATATTCCGGACCTGGCCTACTGGGGCTCGAGCAACGGCCAGTTCTACCCTCGATACACCTACCGTGCACCGAATGCTGGCGACGACTTGTTCAGCGCCGCGGGGGAGGCGGCTGGCCACGAGCGCATCGACAACATCACTGATGCTGCCATTGCCGACTACCAGAGCGCCTACGGCAGCACCGTCACCAAGGACGACATCTTCTACTACATCTATGGCTTGCTGCACTCCACCGCCTACCGAGAGCAGTTCGCGGCCGACCTGAAAAAGTCGCTGCCCCGCATCCCCAAGGTCCGAGACTTCCGTGGCTTCGCGGAGGCCGGTCGGAAGCTCGCGGACCTGCACATCAGCTACGAAGCAGTGAAGCCGTACGCCGCCCTAGACGAGACGGTCACCGGTTCCCCAGACACGGATGCGACCGAGCTCTACCGCGTCGTGAAAATGAAGCTGCGTTCCAAGCAGGACAAGTCAACAATCATCTACAATAGCCGAGTCACTCTCTCCAACATCCCAGAGGTGGCTTACCGTTACCAGCTGGGTGCCCGCTCGGCCATCGAGTGGATCATCGACCGCTATCAGGTGAAGCAGGACAAAGCGAGCGGCATCGTCAACGACCCTAACGACTGGTCCGAAGAGCCGCGTTACATCATCGACCTCCTGAAGAAGATCGTGACGGTCAGTGTGGAGACGGTTCGCATAGTGGACGCCCTACCCGCGCTGGACGTCCTGGAATAG